The following nucleotide sequence is from Echeneis naucrates chromosome 5, fEcheNa1.1, whole genome shotgun sequence.
AGGTCCCATCGCCACCGAGACCAGGATCTGAGCCAGGAAATACTGGCAACTGAGCAGAGAGATGTCCACCCCCATCCCTCGTTTGGTCCCTTCCTCCGATGAGCCACAAAACTGCAGGGCATACAGGGAAAGTTTAGTTATACGCCAAGCTCAACGCTACATCACAAATTTAGACCGCAAATGGATAGACAGTTAACCTGTGACTGTAAggttaaaaaacataaaacttgcCAGAATCTGTAAAACTAAAGAAACCGCCATGTTTCTAGGTAAGGAAGGTAGCTATACAATAGACAGAGATAGATATGCCAGCCTTTAAACTAGGGTAAGAGCTTGCTGTTTTGAAGACAGATGTGATGAAAGACGGCTTAAAACTAATTTCCCAGGCTGTCCATTTATTCtattaagttaaaaaaaataccatcaagaaaagacaagaaaacactaaaactgaaaactgacCTGTGGGCTCTGGTAGTATTCACACAGCAGAGAGTAAGGCAGCGTGCATAGAGAGGAGAAAAGCACCCCATAGGTGACGCACAGAGAGAGCACCACATAGAGGTTGGTGGATAGTGTAGCAAGGCCTGTGCCTAAACCAAATGCCAAGTAGGCAAAAAAATATAGAGTGCGAAGAGAGAAACGCTCCTCCAGTTTCTCCAGTATGGCTGGGAGCgtgaaggaaaaacagagagaaccAATGTAAAGCTATGACGATGACATGTTACTGCACAAAATCAACCAGggtgaaaaaaataatcctCCCAAATGCAAAGCTATGCTGACACCCGAGCTATGGCGTGATTATGAGGGTAGTTTACCTGAATAGAAAGCAGCACTGAATGCATAGATGCACATGCCCCAGCAGCCCATGCTAACACCAGCATTATAGCGTTGGTAAGCCTCAGAGTCGTGGGGTGCTTTGGGGTCACCTTTGAACACAACCTCCCCCATGAAGTCAGTGTAGAAGAGCAGCATGCCTTCAAAGGACAGCCAGCCTACAGCatggagagaaataaaaggTGTTAACTTCCTGCTAAATACGAAATAGGCACCTGtgaggttttttatttttttactgaactgaatttaaatggaaatgatttTTCTCACCTAAAAAATGATTAGTGCATAAACTCCGCAGAGAGGGAGGCATCCTGTAGATGGCTATACACAGCAGCTTCATTGACATTTGGGATTCTCCTGTCTCCACATTCTCACTCAGATCACTCTCATATTTGACCCCATTCAACAAAATGTTTGCCACCtttgtcagacaaaaaaaaaaacaaaaaaaaaaaacagattggCATTGTGTTAACAATTCTGTAGTGGCTACTCACTAAaaagtttttgctgtttttaaaatctgtgtctGACCTGCTGGCTGAATGTCACAGTTCTCCTGCGTCCATTCTCCAATCCAACAATCTGTGCTGCCATGGGCTCCTCCTTCAGAGCCAGACTCTGGGGTCGCTTCAGGATACCTGCATTGGAGCCCCGATGTGACCCTGCAGCAGGCTGAGCTCCAGCTCCGGCTGTGACCTGAGATGGTCCGTAAGCTTGTGCGTCTCTCTCAGGCTGGGCTGCCTGTGCATCCTGAGCTTCTCCAACTGGACAAGACACCACCTCAGCCTGGATCTGTCCTGGAGGATGGCCCTCCTGTGTTGAGTCCTCTGGAGGAGGGGAGTCCCCTTGGGGCAGGGCTGTTGGTATATGCTGACCTGTATAGCAGTCTATGAGCACGCTGTCTATATAGGAGGTTCCTAACGACGAGGCAAACTCATTTATGCCTGTGAGAGAGCTGTCTCTACTTATAAAGCTGCCGTATTTTGGGGTGAGTGGGCTCGGGAGCGATACAGGGCTAGCGAGGCTGAGACCACTGCACGAATGGACCAGGGGGCCAGGACCATGAGATTTTGAGAAATTGTAGCTGTAAAGAccatcctcatcttcttcatcatgcCCCAAAGCCGATCCTGGTGGAacagggggagagggagggagagggaggctgGGGctcttcaaattgtttttgcTGGAGTTTTTGTTTGGCTGGCTCTTTGGTAAGGGCCGTTCAGGGATACTCATCAGAGTCATGGCTGTGGCAATCACCAAAGTGATACTTGTAAAAAGGTATATGACCCGCAGTTGACCTCCCATCGACCTTCCAAATTGGGTCTGGTCCCAGTTGATGCCACCCACTATGTAGCCAAATCCACCTCCTAGGCCTGTATAAGAAATAAGAATTACTTACATTACTAACAGGGCAATGAAAAGGTAACTTTTTTATCTAATTTTTATAAAAGCTGCTGATTTCCTTcaattgctgctgttttttacACAATGTCTTTCCATCTTCTGTCATAGTGCGATATAAATGATACAGTGTACTATCAAACCTACATATTTAACCATGTGTAAGTATTTCAGTACCTGCCAGAAGTGCATGGATGTTCAACCCCCGGTCCTGGTCTTCTGGACTGCACACATCCATCATGTAGGCATGGCTTGGGTTGTCAGCTGAATCAGCACTGAAGTCCATCagaactacaccacacacaGTCAGTACAATACCCCACTTGTGATTTGAAGCTGTGTCGGCCAGAACACCTCCAATGTCCCGTCCATTCAGCACCAGTGTTAGACCAATCAAAGCCCCTATGAACAAGCAGTAGAAAGTGCAAACaactgtttgacattttgtccCATGGGTTAAAACACCTTTTCCTTTGGTGTGGATGCAACAAAACAGGGTTAAAAATTGGGGCCTACAAGGATTGGGATATGTgtctattttctctttttgctctaTATTATGGATTAAATGTACAATATCTTGTCCTCTGCAGCTTTGATTTCAATCactctttttaaaatctgtcCCTTTAATGTGTCTCAAATTTATAGAAGCACACCTCCTATTTTGCAAGTCCTACCTATGGCCAAGGCAAAGATGAAAGGTCTCCTTCGCCCAAACCGGGATGTACATCGATCACTCCACGCTCCTATGAGAGGCTGAACAAGGAAtcctaaaatacaaaaacatggGAGAGTGTTAAAAGCCAATCAGCGAGTGCAACATGATTATTGCTTTCCACAAGTACAATTTATCATGTTAACTTCCATCAGCTGTTTGCTTACCCAGTATGGGGCTAATAAACCATACCAAGCTGTAGAACTGATCAGGCAGGCCCATCTGGAGAAGCACGGGAGTCACATAAGCAGTTTCCATGGCATAGCTAAATTCAATACCAAACAAGATGCAGCCATTGAAAAGCAGCTCTTGGAAGGTACGTCTCGGGGGAAGTTCGCTGAGGTCCAAGTTGTCCAAGGGACAAGGTGTGTTGGGCGGCGGAGGTGGAGAAGGTCTTATCAGCTTCCGACGCTTTGGTTGTCTTTGAAAGTTGTTGGCTCTGTGACTGAGGTGCCGAGTGGTGGATATTGGGAAACTGGCAGTTTTGGGAAGCGAACCCCTCCAGATACCTTCCTGAGCTGTGGATAACCTCCCTCCTGGACTGGCCAAAAGGGGGTCACTGGGGGTGCCCATCCCCGGAGATGACATCTCTCTCAAGCAAGCTTACAGGAaagcttaaaaaacaaacaaacaacaggacaatattaaattaaaaccCAGACTTAATTAGAGGTCATTTTAGAGGAGTACAACGTGGCATGCTGAGCATGAGAGAAAGTTGCTCCTGACGGGCTGatggttgtgttgtgctacCCAGAGTACACTGCAGTCATCAGCAGACAGCAACGATGGGCACGACGCACTGCAACCAATGCGCATGTAGGAGCAGAGCGCAGAGCCCATGTGCTCAGCTGGCTGCATACAGCAGTGTGGTATGCGGCACCGCTCATCCAGCCTGTTTCCATCTGAATTTTTCATGGAGGAAAGTCAGACAGGACACAATGGAGCCGCTGGGGGTGATAACTCAAGACAATCCCAAGGAAAACGATCCGCTGTCgcttaaatgaaaatgaaatgtttggccAACATAGATTACATCCATGACCACGTACCCGATCGACGGTTTGTCTAATTGGCAAACGACATTTTCTTGGATTTGACATTTGTCTTTAAAGGTGGCGACCATCATCGACTCGGCTGCTAGAAGGCGTGCAAAGTGAAACGTGAAAGATCATAATTACCTTACCGGGGTGACTCGTCATTTATTGCGGCACACAGTGGAGGTAAACAGAGCAACCATTGTGATTTGTAAAAAACGGAGGTGGAATTCGAGGAGTCatggctgttttgtttctctttttgttttccctttgaTGCAGTCATCCCCCGCTCTCCTCCGtcccttctctctccccatctcctCATCTCCCCCCTCCGCCTTTTTCCTCCCCGGTCCCACCTGTGACGTCACGCCCCTCCCTGCAACAGCAGCGCTGGATGAAAAGTCCCAGCTCCAATAATCTGACAGGTCCAGTCACTGCATACCTTTCACAGGAGGGGTTTATACTGAGAGCAAGAGCTGTATGAGCCTTCTctatttctccttttcctctttttagaATTAGAATCAGAAATCATTTATTATGACGAACTTCGGTTCGTCACAGTTCGGAATAGAAGAGAATAGACATATGTGGTTATTGTCATATACGTGTCTTTGGCCTCTTTGCCTCCACATTATATGTCGGATTATCTAACTTTCACATTCAGTATTTTTTCCCAGCAGTCTCTAAAAGcagttttgatttcagtttttataaTGTTCTTGAATTCCTCCGATACCTGGACAATAATCTCTTTCTTAGCGACGTTTCCTGGTATTTTAATGTGCACCATCTGACCGGACAGGACACAGCCGCGTTAATTTACCGAGTTGATAACCGGAGTCACCGGAGTGCCGATGCCAGGTTAACTGAAGCCGGATCTTTAGAGCATTtcctgggctttttttttttttaatccaggcCCCTGATGGGAAACTGACAGCAGGTGAGCCTGAGAAGTCACATCAGGAAAGATGTCAGATTGCCTTGAGACTTTCTGTCAGAGTGCTTTCTTCTCTTCAGTTTCCAGTAATTTTTGTTGATGCTTCTGAGCTGCTGGTCTCcctgtatttcatttttgtcaacAGCGTCAACATGATATAATTTTTCACATCCAAATGTTCCTGTATTGCTCAAGTTCCCCAGGGCAACATCACATTGGGTTTTATTAAAAACTGATAGGCCTCATGAAGTACATGACCATACTggatataaatatttaataggCCTACATGTTCAAAATATATACGAAGGTGGGGGATGTCTCCCAATTGATGTAACACATTAAATGTTGTAACTACCATATTTTATTTCCTACACTGTATGGGGACGGATAGTCGGATATGGTCACTGAGGAGATCTTTGGGTCACCTTTGATACCAGGCTCAGCCTGTCTAATTGACTTGTTGTTGGATAATCTGCCCTGTGGGTTTTAAGACTTAATACAGGAGAGGTCTCTGAAGCATAAGATAATGAATTCACTGtcactgatttttctttttgggtgatGTAGGTccaaatataaaacacagactCTAGTCTCAGGGCTTTCTCAGGGATTAATAGAAGCTAGCTGGGCCATTTCAGACAGCAATAAAAGAGAACAAAGGTCCTGCTATAACTCTCGTTAACTGTAAGCTCACCTGTACTCATCTTACGCAACCTGTATTATGAAAACCTGAATGTTTTCGAGCATAAATCACTCAGCCACTACTGTGAACTAATGTTAAAAACAGAGTCAGTTATTCAGCTAATGGGAAAATCCAATGTCAAGAAATTTtgacaatgtaaaataaatgaaaagaagatgTAAAAACTGGTCGGATGGATGCACGTGCTGCAGGTTCCCCTTGGTAAGCCCCGCCCACTCTGCACACACAATACAGCGCAGGCGGGCTCTGATTGGACGGGAGGGCTCGGTGGGCGTGTGAGGAAGCTTGTTTTGCAACTGTTGTTACTTAAACACGCGTAACGTTTTCCGCCATCGTTACACTGTTTTCAGCTTTATTCAGTCTGACCCACCTCCGTGTAGCTTAAACAAGACCAAATGGCGAGCGTCGACCTCGGACGGGTTGGAAAAAATGTGGTGAAGAGCGCTGAAACTGGAGAGGTGAGACGTGAAACTGGCATGAGTTCTGTTGGTGgataaatgtgctgtttttagCATAACATGCAGCTGGTAGTTGGACTTGCTCCCTGCTGTTAAAACCTGCCATTAGCTCTCACAGTGACATTATTGTTGAGGAATGAGCCTCCTCTGTGACCTGATGATGACCTGATGGGAATCACCAGCACAGTTTGAGGCCAAGACTAATGATTTTACAGATAACAGGTAGATTAGTAGAAGCTGTCGACCCGCATTTCCCAAATGCtagtttgtttgcttgttgtcAGCTTCAGCAACTGTGACTGGCAGAAAAACCCCTCAAAGGTAGAAAatctcaaatgtgttttcattaaaagagGTTCATCAGGTTGCTTAACGCTTTTGAAGATGTCAGTTTGGGCTGATATTGTACACGTTTTATTGATAAAATGACTAATTGATTCataatttgtgatttgtttCAGAGTGTGGAGCTCCAGTCTCTGTGGCAGGACCAGCCtgtcgtcttcttcttcctgcGTAGATTTGGCTGTCAAGTGTGTCGCTGGATGGCATCAGACATCAGCAAACTGGAGCCGGACCTGAGAGCCAGCGGCGTAGCACTGGTGGGCATTGGACCCGAAGAGTTTGGGCTTCAGGAGTTCAAGGATAAGGGATTTTTTAAAGGATGTaagcaatatttatttattatttgatatAAATTCTCACATTGTTCAGTTGATGGTTCAGTTAAGCACATCCTGATGCTTCATACGGGCTTGACAGGAAATTTTTAGCCATTTACCACCATTTCTTTTTTGAGTTGaaggtttattttgttttttgtttttttgtttaattgtgtATCTGTTCTTGGGTAATGCTTAAATTCTTTAATTAGAATGATGATTAATCACTTGTAAATTACATTtgatcacttttatttttattaaaagcaaacatctctgaaagcAGACAATCATGTAActgtcacacagagaaaacaaaacaatggctTAAAATTGTACATCACAGCTTAATTTAAATCTTCCTAGTTCAGATTGCTATCACCAGGTTCAAATATTATAACAGATTTCTggtcagaaataaaaatcagaaagaattcttcagttttttttccctccctttttctGTTAATGTGGAAATAGGTAAACCTGTGCTactatattttttatgaaagcTTTCAATCTGGTACAACAGCCCCCATTTCCGCAAACAAGCTTAGGTCACAGTAAGATAGGCTGTGCCACCATAATTCAGATCTGGTCACTGCACgtcactgtaaataaatattgattatCTTCTCTTGTAGCCATTTATGTtgatgaacaaaagaaaacctaCAAGGATTTGGGCTTCAAACGGTGAGTACAGTAAAGCCATCATCCTTGCATGCAATAGGGAAGGCTATTTGACACTGTACATTGCTTTAATTTTTCAAAGGATATTAACTTACGAGAATTATGTTCTTCAGAGCTACAACATTTAGCCAATTATTTGATCAATccataaaaaataacatttctttttttgtgtgtaaaatttgttaaaataatgaaataattttcttattCCATATTTTCTTTCATGAAGTTTTCTTTCGTCTTTCAGTTTAGGGCAGCTTTATATGTTGAGATGatttcccatttctctctcaGGTACACAGCATTGAGTGTGGTTCCTGCAGCTTTGGGGAAGAAAGTACGAGATGTAACGGCAAAGGTAAATATCTTATAATGCTTGTCCTATTGTCACAGGGTTAAAGGAGTAAAGTTGCTGGTCCACTAGTTTTCAGCTAAACTGGCTATTGTTGTCTTCATTGCATTCAGGCCAGTGCTGAAGGAATCCAGGGAAACTTCTCAGGAGATCTGTTGCAGAGTGGAGGCATGCTCATTGTGGCAAAAGGTACATTTAATATGCACTGGAGGGGATATTAATAAATATGTTCAGAAAACTTGGTGATTTcaatgtgttgatgtttttccattcatttgaGCAATGAAAAAGAATTAAACTGCAATTAATTGCTATCTTAAAAAATCTCCTCTAGAGGGCAATGTTGCACCTCATGTGTGGTTAGAGGCCCATAATGACTTCTCATAAACACTTGCTCTTAGTGTGGTTGCTCTGCAGAGTTACAGCCTTACTTTTTCACTTTAGAAGAAATGAAGATTCTTAAAACCAATTACAACAATTTTAATACACTGTTGGATGGGATTACAGTGATTGGATAATTTATCTGCacaattgaaatatttttaatgagtGTGGTAGATAGACAAAATCTTTTATctgataaaaaatataaaagaatacaaaacatctatttgaaaaaacaatataaaaaaaacataaatgtgtgcTAACATTTTCTGATTGCACTGGGACAAGATTTTATGGTGTGGCAGGACAGCATGACATACTAGAGCAGAATCAGTGGGAGGAAGTAGATTACAAGTCGTCCCACCTCTTCACTGTGAAAATCTTCTCTCAAGGGGAAATTTTTCCTGGGGAGAGTTCTTGTCTAACTTGAGTCCGTACAGTGCATCAACCCTTCTAAGACGATTTCAAAtgatattttattgttaatgGAAGCAATTTGGTTCTTAATAATTTGTTATTAAATAGAAGCTCAAGTAATTCCAAACTCCAATTGATATTATCAGAatattgtgcctttttttttatatttacttatcttattagtttttttgtttagtttttttttttatcaacagcAGCTGTATATGTAATCTGTGTTATATTGTGAAGCTTTATTACAGTCAATTGTAAAATGCTTTTGATAAAAGCATCCTCCAAATTAATAGTTAATAATTTAGTGTAATGACATAAACTTTGTTCTGTAGATTATTAAAgctgttttgtgtcagtgtgagtcatGAGTTTGCAGAAGTCTTTTACTGTGTTTGTTAAAGTCCAAGCTGTTTACTTGATGacaatttttaaatatttttaatcttgCAAAGGTGGAGAAAAGGTCCTACTGCACTTCATCCAGGACTCACCTGGAGACCATGTACCTCTGGAGGACATTTCAAAGTCTTTGGGTATCTCATCCAAAGTCACATCAGGGCAGAGGCCAGTGGTAAGACATCCTATGATTGTATCCTATGATGATGCACAATAGTCTTCATGAAGTTTCACTTCTCATTTTCCCCCACTTTTTACAATATCCCCTTTCTTCAACTTAAGCAGTGTAGTGAGAGGTTAAGCAGAATAGAATCAAATGGCATTACTGTGTTTGCTGAAGAACACCGACCTGATTGTTGGTCAGGTCTTCTCAGCAGAATGTTTCACGTCAGTGGGGACACACGTATCTGAGGAGCCTCTTCACAGTTACGGCAATTATGTACATAATATTCCACGATGATTTCAGCCTGTTCAGTCCCTAATTCTACTTAAAACTCTATTCAGCATAAACAAGAGCGGTTATTGTGCAACTTCCATATAAGTGATATACCATGGGAAAACCAGCACTGACAGTATTACCCAAGATTTCTAAGATATGCATTCTACTCACGGGGTCGAGTTAAATGTGGGTTTAACATTCCAGTGATCACTGTTATTTTAACAAAGGGAAGCTTTAACATGTAGCACAAGAGCTAGATGAGCCATCACTTAACTTCATAACTTAGTAGAATGTGCTTTCCATAGATCAAAtatatacaatacaatacaaaaaggTGAACATTGATTTAGTTTTACAGCTTTTATATCTAAATATGTAGGTTTATGGAAGAATTTTTCATAGatttggaaaatacatttttcagaggTTTGTAGGTACAGAAATCAGTTGTGAGCTGTCTAGGCTGCTTCTCTGTGACTCCTCTATTGTCCACTCCTGATTTTTGTAAGGTGGTTCTGATTTTAAATTCATAAACAAAGTGCATTTCTAAGGATGTACCTGAAGATGGATCTTTTTGCTGAGAAATCAAACAGATCACCTAAAATCCTATTTGTGACCTAAAGCAAAAATATCCTTTGTGGTCTCCAAGTGGAGACACAGTCAATCACTTAATCACAATTCTactgtgtagaaaaaaaatctgaaaaactgaatcctgCAAAAACATGGAAGCATAAATCTTGATTATAAGTTTGATCTAAATGTAAGAAAATGATCATTGACTGTCATGAAATTCCTCATCTCTGTCCAATAAAACCAATTATATATAGTTgataaatttattttgttaacaCTTCAGCTCTACAGTAATTACAAATGCATCTGAGATGATGTGTCAGTGCTATCTTATGTCAAAGAAATATGATGACAGATCACATTGATTTCTGGTAGaagctgtttcattttttccaagGCCAAAttcctgttcttagctgcaAATTAGTTTAATTAAGAGAAGGATGCAAGTTAGTACTTAGCTGCTCTCTTCagcttgaaatatttttttgtaattgcaTTTCAACAGGTtccagcaaaaaaacaaacaaaaaaagaaatacttggTCTCTAATAGGCCACTGGCTGTTTTCCAGTATGGATTTTGGCAACAGAAGCTGGAGGCTGGTTGACATTTAGCCTCCTTATCTACGGCTGGATTTGTATACAAAGACAGGAAGTCTGTGGAAGTGAAGTGGAAATGTCTTTAAATCAAAGTGACAATCAAAGCGGCTTGCTCGGCTGTAACACTCATGTTTTTGACACTGCCTTTACTTTCTTGTTTGTCTGGGGTCCAGAGATTGAAACagccatttctttctttctttctttttttctgatggtACAAACATGTAGCCATGCCATCAAATTAAGCTAATCTTTGTTTAAACCTTTGGTCAAGGTCgaatcaatttttatttcaatatttttgaaTTGGG
It contains:
- the slc45a1 gene encoding proton-associated sugar transporter A; this encodes MSSPGMGTPSDPLLASPGGRLSTAQEGIWRGSLPKTASFPISTTRHLSHRANNFQRQPKRRKLIRPSPPPPPNTPCPLDNLDLSELPPRRTFQELLFNGCILFGIEFSYAMETAYVTPVLLQMGLPDQFYSLVWFISPILGFLVQPLIGAWSDRCTSRFGRRRPFIFALAIGALIGLTLVLNGRDIGGVLADTASNHKWGIVLTVCGVVLMDFSADSADNPSHAYMMDVCSPEDQDRGLNIHALLAGLGGGFGYIVGGINWDQTQFGRSMGGQLRVIYLFTSITLVIATAMTLMSIPERPLPKSQPNKNSSKNNLKSPSLPLPPSPPVPPGSALGHDEEDEDGLYSYNFSKSHGPGPLVHSCSGLSLASPVSLPSPLTPKYGSFISRDSSLTGINEFASSLGTSYIDSVLIDCYTGDSPPPEDSTQEGHPPGQIQAEVVSCPVGEAQDAQAAQPERDAQAYGPSQVTAGAGAQPAAGSHRGSNAGILKRPQSLALKEEPMAAQIVGLENGRRRTVTFSQQVANILLNGVKYESDLSENVETGESQMSMKLLCIAIYRMPPSLRSLCTNHFLGWLSFEGMLLFYTDFMGEVVFKGDPKAPHDSEAYQRYNAGVSMGCWGMCIYAFSAAFYSAILEKLEERFSLRTLYFFAYLAFGLGTGLATLSTNLYVVLSLCVTYGVLFSSLCTLPYSLLCEYYQSPQFCGSSEEGTKRGMGVDISLLSCQYFLAQILVSVAMGPLTSLVGGAQGVMYFASLMSFVGCLYSSLCVVYQLPPPEGEPPESETQPLLVHI
- the prxl2b gene encoding prostamide/prostaglandin F synthase, whose translation is MASVDLGRVGKNVVKSAETGESVELQSLWQDQPVVFFFLRRFGCQVCRWMASDISKLEPDLRASGVALVGIGPEEFGLQEFKDKGFFKGSIYVDEQKKTYKDLGFKRYTALSVVPAALGKKVRDVTAKASAEGIQGNFSGDLLQSGGMLIVAKGGEKVLLHFIQDSPGDHVPLEDISKSLGISSKVTSGQRPVCNEDVCTR